The genomic window GGCggttctttgcttttttttaagtgccaggaggctggagctgggtggggcagccatgggcacccaagcctgcctctgcctggcggATCTGAATCTCAGTCttttccaaactgatttggagggTTCGGATTCGATTCAggccttttaatgggtctcccagtttgatttggagatttggctgccgaatcaggtCAAATTTCGTCTGAATTGAATCGGCagctgaagcttcgcacagccctagcgtGCAGCCACAGCGTGTGCaaggccaggagcacagcctggcagcttggagaccagcatctgactggtaagtctggtgtgagggaagggaggaaaggggtgtggggggacagatctaggcccccagggtgagggagggagtggggctggggcagggtagggcagagcagatgcaggatagagccatgagcagctcatcggAGCCGGGGGGAgtgttcctgctgctgtgcaagGACATGGGGGCAgtgtgcccctagatctgtgcagggtggggcggggcaggctgccgctgcaggctaaGGCCAGGggttgtgccaggctcttcctggcgggggttgggccaggctgtgctgcatgcaaggtgcacagcagtggtgctgggagaggccTATGGAGGGGGGCCTACACCGAATTTTGTGGTGGGTGCAGCCCCAACCATAGCACCCTCCCAGCacctccacccaccccaagcacagcatagtccagcccagccctgccaggaagagcctgtcactgccccaccccacagtggcATCCCgtcccgccctgccctgccttgccctatggagatccaggggcacacgccccccatgcactcccagggtgcatgcagggcagaagccccctgctgcccccaggtgaGCCGCTCACggctctgtcccacgccccacaccagctgtgcagcgcctgcccctgcctccctccctcaccgtgggggcctcaactgctcccccatgccccttcccccacaccagacttaccagcccaacactggtctccaagctgcccagctgcatattggaatcggatcggtatcagccaatacaGATCCTTAAAACTCGGCCATCGGtaggtatcggcccaaaaaatctctatcggtgcacccctaatttacACCTCAGAATATAATTTAGCTTTACATAGCCGTTTCTTACTTGTAAAGCTAAAGGGCCCTTGTGATTGCTTTATTGTCAAATGAAAGCATCTACATGGTTATCTAATGACCTTTGTCACACACTAATACCATGCCTTTAGTCAATTTGTCTTAAATTTCCTGCAGTTCCATGTAGGTGAGCTCTTAGCTTTCCTCATTCCTCCAGTAGTAGCATTGTTTCCCCATCTGCCAGTGAAATACCAGACAGCATGTTGGTAGTCTTTCTCTACTTTAACACAGGACTTAAGTGTAGTTGCTCCTGAAAGTCAGGCTCAGATAATAGTCTGGTCCTggttttccttcccctctctgcttttAAAGGATTGGCCTTCTGACATGTGCAGCCAGGCCTGTATGCACACTAGTAGATGTATCCATGCTGAGCTATGTGTAGTCTTTTGAGCCCTGTTCTGAAGCCATTTGACATCCGTGAGTATTTTCTACTGACTTCATTGACATATGGCTCAGGGCTTTGGTGAGCCTGGCAACAGAGAGAAAATGAAGGACAAGGTgcagagaaaaaaacagcaaacaGGGACAAAAATGGCCAAGCCTTAAATTCTGTACATTTTACGTAATGCTTAGCATGATGGGGCACTGACATAAATGGCCTCCTGGCACTACCACAACATTAGTGGCAACAGATTTCAAAGAATGACACCAGAGAGAAACTCCATTGTAGAGGAGAGATTCCAGCAAAATGAAGCATGGGAATTGCTGCATTGTAGACACTAAAGACTATTGGCGATGCATCAGGGGTGCACACGGGTACATTTGCACCCCTTGAGCATGGTAGTGCACCCTCTGCGAAAAGGCGCTACCAACCCTGTTGGTGGCGCCTGTGGGCGGTTGCCATTTGCCACTCCCACCCCCCCTGCCACTAACACCTGCGTCTGCAGGGGGTCTATGATCACTGCTGAATGCTGCCAGCATGGTGTCTGTGGGTATTCGCTGACCACTGGGCactgctcaccaccaccccctgccactgacagtgcTACAGCTGCCTGCAGTAGCTTCCCACTTGTCTcaaccccagtgctgccacctgtgggagctctcagtgccgccccctcccccccccccagcctctgggggcatgcagcattcatgtcACAAGCATAGTGCTTCACCTATCTGTCCCTGGGTTGCAGTTAGTGCTGCACTGAAAGAGATTTTTTGGaccaataccaatggctgatttttaagaagccatgttggctgatactgatctggttctgatatgcagctgggcagcttgaagACCAGcgttgggctggtaagtctgaagtgggggaaggagtgtgggggggcaaagcagattgaggcccccgtggtgagggagggagtagggttggggcagggcacaggacagagctgtggctcatccagggggtgtggcAGCTCCCGCCCTGcatacaccccaggagggcatgcccttgcagggtgggagccaccttccctcccctgcaccccctggatgagccacttgcgGCCTTCagtctgctcctcccccacccccacgctttttccctcccccaactccttcccccacaccagacttaaccagccagatgctggtctccaagctgctgagctgcactcctggccctTTGCATGATGCGGCTGTGCGCATGCACGGGACGTTTACcggccacattatcagccacatcaggcaacAAAAGCTGATTTCCAGTACTTTCAATTTGCCCAATATCTGTGCCAATCTGATAAGGGActaatgtatcggtgcacctctacttgcAGTAAGAGGGAATTGTACTTCCCTCCAGTAGGAGGAGGGATGCTTTGAGGAGAATTGGTCAGTATTTAGACGTCTCTGGGTTCTTCAGATGGAAGGTAATAGGAAAATGTGGAGTGTCCCTAAATTTGGATGTAAACATTTCCTCATTTATAAAATGGGATCTTCAGTGGACCAATATTCTGTATAGTCCTCCTTGTGCACACTGCGGAAACCCCAAAGCAGAACCTCAGGACAACCTTCTAATATTAACTGCAAACAAATGCATTATAAGAAATCCGTCTTTCAGAATTGACGTGGGAACAAGAGGTCACACCCTTCAGTTGCATTCTGAACATTTGGTTTCAGAAATAGGAGGATGGGATTCAGCACAGAAAGTGGGCATACACCAGTGGTTTCGCACCCTTTGTGGCCAGCAGACTGCCATCAACCCTCAACAGTTTCCACTGTGCTTGTACACAAGCGTGtaggctgctccaatgctctgtaattatagtgttggagcagacttgattaacagAGTCTGCTGGGGCATAGCAATTgctgcactctggcagcctcccacatcttgtgtatAAGTGTCcgtgtgtttcaaaatggcagtgagggtacttgaactaaaactcatcgaatgagttttagttcaagcacccccaccaccattttgacaCGCAGGGGTACTCATACATGAGCCACTGtggtgctttagagtggctctcagagccactgtaattaaagcgctgccttccccccccccccccccaagcacgcGCGGTGTCAAGTTCCTAATTAAAACCCCAGCCCATTGAGTCAAGTGCCCTTGTTAAATTCTGCATAGacaaggaaggggaggggagcaacACCGTCTGCAGATCTCTTATCATGGCCTCAGGCATCAGCATGGTAGAGGTGCTGTTCTGTGCTGTTCTTCCTCCTACCTCTCAAGTCTGCACATTACAAAAAAATGGAAGCAGATATTCTAAACCAAGAATTGATGTTCCCCTCATTTATTTTCTAGGCAGCTTTCAAAGTAGGTTTAACTTGTGCTTGCCTTATTTTCAAATGtaactcatttatttttaaaatttgatgcATCTGTTTTCAAAATACACTGATTTAATATTCAACTACTGTCTAGCACTATCTGGATCAGAGTTACCACTATCCTAACTCTGGTGGTATATTTATGAATTTATTTTGCCTTCGATAGACAAAGGTTTGTGTTTTCCTCCTAACTGAAGCAAAGCAGGAAGAAAACAACTCTGTATATACAGTAGGGCTGTCAATTACTTACCATTAATGTGCACAGTTAATGCAAGAACCAGTTAACgcattattatttttaacatgttaattgcatatgtggttttggagcctgggctgccctgccccactgtcaTCACCACTgtctccaggctgccctgcaggacagtggtggcagtgcagaggagccgtGGAACAGCCTGAGTGCAGGCTCtgcgcagctgcagcaggaagttgggggagggggggagcataCCCACCCACGCATCCCCAGTCTGGGcccccagggagtggtggtgacAGTGGCCCTATGCCCCCACAGAGGCCGCcgctgccagcaggcaggggtaGGATTCCCGTGGAGCCACACACTACATGCCCAGCCTATAGCCCAGCGTCACTGGAGCCTGAGCCATACCCAGCGCCACCGCCACTCTTGTCCACATGCCTCTTGGGCTACCGCCGGGACCTGcacagccaccagtcctggcggGAGCCCAGGTAGCACAGGAAGGAGAGcagccactctgcctggctcagcagtggtggcggcagtggGCTGGAACTGGGCATGCGGTGCATGCTTAGAGGGCTGCAGGAGGTGGCTCTGTGGGAATCCTGCTTCCACCCGCTGGTACCACCTGCCTCCATGGGGCCACCATCACCACCGCTCCCTGGGGGCCCAGACCTGGGATACATGGGGACCCGCATGCCTGGAGGTGGCTCATGCCAGAGCTCCCAGGTGGTCCCAGCCTGCCCCAAGCCTGAGCCATGGGGCCTgagggtgccaggcagccccacagcAGTGGCTCTGTGCAGGTCCTGGTGGGacgtgggctccaggtggctgcagtagGAAGACGGGGGGGGGGACACCCAACCACCCTCATCCACggccctgagcagcagggctggcagtgccaggggttCGGGGAAGGCAAcgctgggctgcagcagagctgcctggtAACCTCAGGCCCGGGACAGGTCAGGACTGCCTGAGACCCGCTAAGCAAATAAACAGGGAAATCTGggtcggggctggggccagggccggagTAACTGCCCCCGGTCtgggctgcctgcagccgctgctgCTCAGACAAGAATAGGTTGAACCCCCTGCCGCTGGAGCCATGCTTGGGCAGGGGGCATTCCGTGAGTCAGGCAGCTCCACGGAGACCCCACTCAGATTGGGCATCCTGCCACAGTATCCAGGGTTTTCCCCTTCCGGGGCTCCAGACCCCCCTGCAGGCATCccctctccccaggctccaaaccccacacatgcacccacagcccgcacaccttcacaaatccctcccccacacaccagtcaccccacaccaccccccgccatacaaagtacctgcataattttgtattattttgtgttttttctgcacataattttgagtttttagctgtgcaattaaaatcatgattaattgcaactaatttttttaattgtgcaactaATCACAATCAAatgttttaatcatttgacaACCTAATATAGAATATATAACTTAAAAGTTTCAGAATGGTTTTTTATGTCCACTATTGTCAAAAGAGAACGTGTCTGTAAATGGTTAACTTTGGAATGCTCTCTGGTTAGTCGGCATGCGACTCATTGGTTTTTTTAGAACGCACAAAATAATCTTTACTGTCATATAATGCTCCTGCTGTACCTAATCCAGAGGGTGGGGAGGGCCACTTGAATGTGATAAACCCCTTTGCCTTGGAGTATATCTGTACTGCAGTCAAAAGTGTGATTTGCACCTCATGTAGATCTGTacctgctgacttaaatttaGCTAACACAGATGCAAATAAGAGTGAAGATGCAGCAGCATTAATTTTAGCATTGATGGTACTAACTTGAGTCACTGGGTTCATATTCAAGTGGCTGACATGCACTGCAGCCTGTGTTGCCATGCTCTCACTATTGTGGATGCCCATGCTAGCTAGCTAAATTTAAAATTAGCATGTGTACACATACCAGTGCTGCAGTCGCACCTTGCCTGCAGTGGAGATGGACCTTCATCTAGATGCAGTTGGTAGCATCTGACAAAGGAAGGTGTTGTCTACAAAAGTGCATGCCTCTGAACAGTTTCTAAGGTGGCAGATGTGCCTTTGGATTCAGTAAAAATCATGAATGTATGCACAGTCTCCTGGGGGTTAAAAACCCTGGCCTTTCAGCTCTTGCACATAAGAGaggcttgcattttttttttaggagagaTTTTCTGATATTAATGGTAGCAGGTCTCTCTCTGTGGGACAGCCCTAGGCAATGATTCAGTGACAGAACTGCACACAAGCCCATGAACTCACAAGGCCAGTGCATTACACTGGATGCTTATAGTCCAGATGGTACACATTTTTCATGAAGAGAATGCTGCATTTTGAGCAAAGCTTACAGTAGCTATCTTTGAATATATAGGATGTTAACATGCTCTTTATCACAAGCTAACACAATCATAATTTGAGCGTATGCAAATGTGCAGAGATGTCTGTTGCCAGAATAATTATTGTAGGGAACTCTTCCACACTTTTAAATGTGTTCAGAATTTACATTTGGGCTGTCTTCTGCCATGCTAGTTAAATGTCGATTGACACGATAAACACTGTGTGCTGTGGGAACAGAATTGAAATTTCATCTGAACTCATTCATGGCAGGAAGGAGTTTCTTGCCAATGCAGGCCAAATTGAATGTCTGCTCCTAAGGGGGCTTACAACAAATCTCTAAatgttcttcctctttttttttttccccttgtaggAAAAAGTATGCATCCATGAAAGGCCCAGTAAAGTCTTTATCTCCCTGTCCTTCTGTAAGAACAATTTGTGCAGGCATGGATGAGTACAGCCGCTTTGTGGATTGGGACAAGATGGATGCCAGCATCCAGAACCAGGACCCAAAGGAGTTAACTTGCACAGAATTCCAGGAGCTGAAACAGCTGGCCCGACAGGGCTACTGGTCCAAGAACCACTCTTTGCGAGCCAAAGTATACCACAAACTCATTCGTGACATTCCATGTCGCACAGTGACACCAGATGCAAATGTGTACCGTGACATTGTTGTGAAGATAGTTGGCAAACGTAATAGTGGcaccctcccactgccagagttTGTGGATAATAACCTGGTTCCCACTTACTGCTTGAATGCTGAGGGCATTGTGGCTGTCAGGAAGATAATTTCCTGCATTGGTAATCAATTCCCTGACATATCATTCTGCCCAGCACTGCCTTCTGTGGTTGCTCTGCTCCTCCACTACAGCCAGGATGAGGCAGAGTGTTTTGAGAAGGTGTGTCGCATCCTTGCTTGCAATGATCCCTCCAAACGCCTCATTGATCAGACTTTCCTGGCTTTCGAGTCCTCCTGCATGACCTTTGGTGACTTGGTTAACAAGTATTGTCAGGCAGCACACAAGCTAATGGTAGCAGTATCTGAGGATGTGCTAGAAGTATACTCTGACTGGCAACGGTGGCTCTTTGGAGAACTGCCCATGGTATATATTGCTCGGGTCTTTGATGTATTTCTGGTGGAGGGCTACAAGGTGCTGTACCGGGTTGCACTGGCCCTTCTCAAATTCTTTCATAAAGTAAGAGCTGGGCAACCTATGGAGTCAGACAATATTCAACAGGACATTCGCACTTTTGTGAGGGACATTGCCAAGTCAGTGTCTCCTGAGAAGCTCCTGGAGAAAGCCTTTGCCATACGACTTTTTTCCAGGAAGGAGATCCAGCTTCTACAGATGGCCAACGAGAAGGCCTTGCAGCAAAAAGGCATCACAGTCAAACAGAAGAGGTAAGGCCTCTAGATACTATATTTACTCTAGCTTGGAGTTACCTTTAGAATTACTATTAGTCCTACCCACTAAACTCCAAAGAAGTAGTGTTGGTGAGCTTTTCTATCTCTGAGGGGTCAGCCGTAGTTGGTTAAGAGGGTGAAAGGGTCTAGTAACACATCATAGTATTTTCACTCTAGCAATTTATTATTCTGAATAACCTGGCTGCTGAACTAAGCCAATGATTCTCAGCTAGGTTGCCACCAGATCCTTGGAAGGGTGTTTTGAGGTAAGGAGATAAGCGCAGGTTCAGGCTTGTCCTGGCCTGGCCAATCCCCCACCTCAACTACAtgacccctctgcaaggaggtagaTGCTGTAGTGAAAGCCACCCAACTGGGATAAATTATACAATTCActagttatggaggggtgccttaagtccagttaggggtgcctcaagtctgaagAGGTTGAGACCCACTAATCTAAACATTACTGAAGTTGTAACAGGAAAAATATTCTAAATATCAGGACTATGGAAATAAATTAGTATATCACCTTTTGCTTAAACAGCAGtgaatttccaactatttagtacAGCTAGATGTTCAATACAAGTGTCACATCACAGGAGTAATTTTTCCTGGCTTTAAACTGGAAGACATCTTGGTGAAGTAGAAGCAGAAATTGGAAAATAGAGGTATATGGGGACGGGTAGCACCTAAGCAAGTGTGAAAATTAATTTTTGCACCAGTGacttcatttttatattaaacaACAAATGCGTTATGTTTGCGGTTTTCAGTATTGGACATCACTATGTTGCAATGGAGGCAAACACTCTTAACAGAGCATTAATATGCTcagagcagagcccccaggaCATTCATAGTAGATACAATAAAGAACTCCTAGGACTGGCGTTGCAGCTCTACCTATGGTAGCAATATCAGTATCTGATGTATGTATCTCACTAAAACAAGCTAGGACATTGGAGGAAATAAGTGATGTATTAAATACAAGTATATTTAGATAAGCAAATGCAGGAATTCTGCAGTCACAGCAACACTCCCAAGATCAGCTCTGTAAGTGAAGCAAATCTCTTTCGGATGCTGTCTTTTGGAATTTAAACCTCTGAAGTCTTCAGGGACTTGACTATCCCTTCTGGCCTTCTCACTCTTGCAAATTCAGGAGTATATTATCTGGAACCAAGAGACCCAAAGATGATCTTCCATTCATTTTCTCTAAATCTGAAGGATCAGGAGGTATCCATAACTAATGTACTTTTATCTCTTTAAAGCTAGTTATGCAAAACACTGAGCTACGGTAAAAGTAGGCCTGAAGCACCCATATTTGCAGTTACTGAAACAAGTACTGAGTCATATCTTGGCCTACAAAATAACATCAGCCTGACGTGCTGCTCTTATCCACAACTGCTCATCTCTAAAGCGGTTGTTCCTTTCTAGCTGCTTATTCCTGGAATCTGATATTATGTTTACACCCTGCCTGCATTGTGCCCTGCAGGCCTTGATATGTTGATGTTTCTTGTTCTATCAGACCACCATAAAAAGTCAGTACCTGCCTTCGGCAGACAATCTGAGTATCCCTTTCAAGGTCTCTGTCCATTGGGAGTATTAGTCAGAAACTGCAGGCATGAAAGTTGCAGTGGTAACAGTAGCCTCCAGACCATTGCTTTCAGTGCACAGAACCGGAAGTGCTGACTTACATGACAGTCTGGATATATAACTTGCTTTTTTCTAAATAGAAGGCCAGAAGAGGTAAAACGTCCTCTGTGTATGCTCTTCATCAAGAGAGCTGAGTGTAAAGGAATAAAGAAAATAGAAGCTGCTGCTGGTTCAGAAATGTCTTGTAGGGAGCACTCTTGCAGAATAACAACAGGGCTGCTTTAGAGTCCCTCAAAGTGCATTTATCACCATCTTAAAGGACCCAGCAGAATTGCCGACTAATAAAGAGCTTTTTTCCTTTATGTGCTACTTACTGAATCACACTAGAGTGATCTCCCTTGGAGTTCTACTATGAAAGTAGATTTGACCCACAACGTTTATGCAGGCAAAGGCAGGTGCCACAAAAGTGCACTCCCTTAGTGTTTGACAGACTCTGGGCCCTCTTATTCAGTCCTGTTTGGCCTGCATGAGAAGGCAAGTGTGTCACAAAATGGGTAGATCTGGCAGATAACAAGAAAGAAATAGAGTTGAGCATAGGAAAAGAAAAGTGATGCCAAACAAGAAATGTTAacctgtctttttctttttctcttttttttcttagtgGTTGTTTGAGTCAAACCTCACTGTGTGTGTTTCTCTCCAGGTTCCTTTCCTTCACTTTGTTGGGGATGTAGGAAATCACTGATctcttttcctgtctttttttgtctttctccTCATATGTTCTCCTTCTGTCAATTCCATAACCACTGCACCCCTCCTGTCTGCAGTGTTACAGCTCCTAAAAGGTAGGTTAAAAAGCCTTGAATTTTTGGGCTTTGCTTACTACTTCCATCTTTGCTTGGCTGAGTCTTTAAAGACTGTCCACCCTGCTAGTGCTGGGGCAATTGTGCCAGTGCTGATTGCAACATAATTAGTTCCTTTAATTTAGTTAGTACAGAGCACCCGGGAAGTTGTTAAAATGAGGGTTCATGGGATTGGCCTCCTGAAATACCATATTTGCAGTGTCACACAGGTTTCTCAAACTTCATTCTTGAATTAAGGAAATATTAGTGTCTGGGCTGGAACTGCAAGTGTTGTTGGTTGGATTTTTAGCCGTCTCTacattgggagaaaaaaaagataccATGGTAGAAAATATCTCAGACATATTCGTAGTTCTTTCTGTGTACTTTACCAGCCATGTCTGAGTCTTGGCCAGTAACAGGATTTCCTGGGCATCAATACAGTACACATAATTAGCATGTTCATACCAGGATAAAGTCAAGTTTATCACTGTGTAAGGTAAAACCTGGGCAGCCATGCTTAAAGGATTAACCACAGCTATATAATATCTAACTGggacaacatttttaaatatgatttacTGATATTTGTATCAGGCATTGTCATCTCCAAAATGTTTAAATAGAAATATTGGTCCAAAAAAATTAATATTCTGTCTTTCTCTCCATGTGGCTGTGATAGCTTCTTGGCCACTGGTTAATGAAGTCAGTCACTGAGGCTTTCTTGGCCTGAGAAGCACAAGAGTGGGTGGTTTTCCCTGAGGTACAAAGATAAtagggaagaaaagaaatatcATCTTGTAAGCATTTAGGACCTTTCAGAGACACAAATGTATATAATTCTAATTTGCAGTGTCTTCCAGAGGCTCCCATGGTTACCTCTACAGGTGTCCTGAGCTAACTTCAGAAAGTGGAAGAGACAAATAGATGGACTGATGcagtggtgtccaacctttttgtcCAGAAAGTCTAAttggcagcacccagcctgtccACAGGCCAGCTGGTGCTCCCAGTGTGGCACAGGCACAGCAGCCACTATATGGTTGCATGGGGGAGGgcaagccagccccagccccaatacAGCTCTGCAGTGCAAAAGAACGTGCCCTGGCCCTGAGGAGAGGGAGAGTGTGGGGCCCAGTCCCAATTGAGAAGGAGGCAGGGGAAGTGGCCTGGCCCCACTGAGGAAGAGGACATCACTTGGTTCCAACTGGCTGTGCAGGGAATGGGGTTTGAggatttggtggggggagggtggccattttaatggccactgttcccccactgccaaatttctggacctgtaagGAGCCCAACGGGCCAGATGTGATGGTCCACAGGCaggaggctgagcacccctggaCTAATATATAAAATCAAAATCAGAATTAATTTCCTCATACCTTAAATGAAACCACTGCTTAAAGAACCCCATGAAAACTCAAAGATGTTATACAGAGTACTGGGGCTGGAACATCCAGCAACCAGTCAGGTCCTTATTCTAGTGAGTCAGTTTTCATAGGAAGAATATATGTTTTGATGTACACCAGATGCAAGTCTTccagaagcaaaacaaaacctttaTCCTGCCCTGAGAATTGCACAAGTTGACATAAGGCATCTTCTCCACCCTTCTGTCTCACACAGTCAGGGTTTGAGTTCCTGGTGTATAAGGCTATATGTGATTTTGAGGCACAGGATCTCATTGTT from Alligator mississippiensis isolate rAllMis1 chromosome 13, rAllMis1, whole genome shotgun sequence includes these protein-coding regions:
- the TBC1D24 gene encoding TBC1 domain family member 24 isoform X2; translation: MRCRVCSVEGKTGCRAGPCGRKKYASMKGPVKSLSPCPSVRTICAGMDEYSRFVDWDKMDASIQNQDPKELTCTEFQELKQLARQGYWSKNHSLRAKVYHKLIRDIPCRTVTPDANVYRDIVVKIVGKRNSGTLPLPEFVDNNLVPTYCLNAEGIVAVRKIISCIGNQFPDISFCPALPSVVALLLHYSQDEAECFEKVCRILACNDPSKRLIDQTFLAFESSCMTFGDLVNKYCQAAHKLMVAVSEDVLEVYSDWQRWLFGELPMVYIARVFDVFLVEGYKVLYRVALALLKFFHKVRAGQPMESDNIQQDIRTFVRDIAKSVSPEKLLEKAFAIRLFSRKEIQLLQMANEKALQQKGITVKQKRQNVHLAVHAENFKSEIVSVKEMRDIWSWIPERFALCQPLLLFTTLEHGCSLNRFYSHIEGHEPTLLLIKTTAKEVCGAYLSTDWSERRRGGNKLSFFGTGECFVFRLQPEVERYEWVIIKHPELAMAGSERGSHSTQASNATSFSSVPLDPSDRLSPFLAARHFNLPSKTASMFMAGSTECIIIGGGDGQAFYLDADLNHGRTSHCNTFNNQPLCSENFQISVLEVWGFKDTLSV
- the TBC1D24 gene encoding TBC1 domain family member 24 isoform X1, which codes for MRCRVCSVEGKTGCRAGPCGRKKYASMKGPVKSLSPCPSVRTICAGMDEYSRFVDWDKMDASIQNQDPKELTCTEFQELKQLARQGYWSKNHSLRAKVYHKLIRDIPCRTVTPDANVYRDIVVKIVGKRNSGTLPLPEFVDNNLVPTYCLNAEGIVAVRKIISCIGNQFPDISFCPALPSVVALLLHYSQDEAECFEKVCRILACNDPSKRLIDQTFLAFESSCMTFGDLVNKYCQAAHKLMVAVSEDVLEVYSDWQRWLFGELPMVYIARVFDVFLVEGYKVLYRVALALLKFFHKVRAGQPMESDNIQQDIRTFVRDIAKSVSPEKLLEKAFAIRLFSRKEIQLLQMANEKALQQKGITVKQKSVTAPKRQNVHLAVHAENFKSEIVSVKEMRDIWSWIPERFALCQPLLLFTTLEHGCSLNRFYSHIEGHEPTLLLIKTTAKEVCGAYLSTDWSERRRGGNKLSFFGTGECFVFRLQPEVERYEWVIIKHPELAMAGSERGSHSTQASNATSFSSVPLDPSDRLSPFLAARHFNLPSKTASMFMAGSTECIIIGGGDGQAFYLDADLNHGRTSHCNTFNNQPLCSENFQISVLEVWGFKDTLSV
- the TBC1D24 gene encoding TBC1 domain family member 24 isoform X3, yielding MKGPVKSLSPCPSVRTICAGMDEYSRFVDWDKMDASIQNQDPKELTCTEFQELKQLARQGYWSKNHSLRAKVYHKLIRDIPCRTVTPDANVYRDIVVKIVGKRNSGTLPLPEFVDNNLVPTYCLNAEGIVAVRKIISCIGNQFPDISFCPALPSVVALLLHYSQDEAECFEKVCRILACNDPSKRLIDQTFLAFESSCMTFGDLVNKYCQAAHKLMVAVSEDVLEVYSDWQRWLFGELPMVYIARVFDVFLVEGYKVLYRVALALLKFFHKVRAGQPMESDNIQQDIRTFVRDIAKSVSPEKLLEKAFAIRLFSRKEIQLLQMANEKALQQKGITVKQKSVTAPKRQNVHLAVHAENFKSEIVSVKEMRDIWSWIPERFALCQPLLLFTTLEHGCSLNRFYSHIEGHEPTLLLIKTTAKEVCGAYLSTDWSERRRGGNKLSFFGTGECFVFRLQPEVERYEWVIIKHPELAMAGSERGSHSTQASNATSFSSVPLDPSDRLSPFLAARHFNLPSKTASMFMAGSTECIIIGGGDGQAFYLDADLNHGRTSHCNTFNNQPLCSENFQISVLEVWGFKDTLSV